In the genome of Candidatus Neptunochlamydia vexilliferae, one region contains:
- a CDS encoding V-type ATP synthase subunit D, which yields MAQIKLTKMELRDQQYKLGQLEKYLPTLQLKKAMLQTEVNNALYEIEGLKRAYREEKGKCETFQSLLTDAHAETLYEGAQVETTEKRFENIAGAEIPFFEKVIFKPNSYSLFESPLWIDSAMEQIKELIIAKEKIEVVKEKKRILEKELREVSIRVNLFEKILIPRTQKNIKKIKVFLGDQELASVAQAKVAKSKIMKRKG from the coding sequence ATGGCGCAAATTAAATTGACAAAGATGGAACTTCGCGACCAGCAGTATAAGCTGGGGCAGCTTGAGAAATATCTGCCCACCCTCCAGCTTAAAAAAGCGATGCTCCAAACCGAGGTCAATAACGCCCTTTATGAGATCGAAGGGCTGAAGCGCGCCTATAGGGAAGAAAAAGGAAAGTGTGAAACGTTCCAATCCCTTTTAACCGACGCGCACGCGGAAACCCTCTATGAGGGGGCCCAGGTCGAAACGACCGAAAAGCGGTTTGAGAACATTGCGGGGGCAGAGATTCCCTTCTTTGAGAAGGTGATTTTTAAGCCCAATAGCTACTCCCTCTTTGAGTCTCCCCTTTGGATCGATTCGGCGATGGAGCAGATCAAAGAGCTCATCATCGCCAAAGAAAAGATCGAAGTGGTCAAGGAAAAGAAGCGGATTCTTGAAAAGGAGCTGCGCGAAGTGTCGATTCGGGTCAATCTTTTTGAAAAGATTTTGATCCCCCGGACACAAAAAAATATCAAGAAGATCAAAGTCTTTCTAGGAGACCAGGAGCTGGCCTCCGTGGCCCAAGCAAAGGTTGCCAAAAGTAAAATTATGAAGAGGAAGGGATGA
- a CDS encoding V-type ATP synthase subunit B, with translation MNKIYDRIIDIRGNLITVIAKGVKMGELGKIQRKSGQTTLASVLSIDGEKVTLQAFENPRGVSTGDKVVFLGHQMQATGGDALLGRRLNGSGEPIDDGPEIVGEKIDIGKPSFNPVKRVVPHQMVNTNIPMIDVFNCLVKSQKIPIFSIAGEPYNQLLMRIANQTDADIVIIGGMGLRYDDYQAFIDNAERSGSMEKTVMFIHKATDPAVECMLVPDMALACAEQFATKDKDVLVLLTDMTAFADAMKEIMITMDQVPSNRGYPGSLYSDLASRYEKAVDIDGSGSITVISVTTMPGGDVTHPIPDNTGYITEGQFYLHDQRIDPFGSLSRLKQQVIGSVTREDHGDIANAQIRLYAESKKARERQSMGFRLSRWDQKLLEYSYLFEDRMMNLEVNIPVEEALDLGWQTLAECFEPHEVGIKQDLLNKYWPK, from the coding sequence ATGAACAAAATATACGATCGCATCATTGACATCCGCGGAAACCTGATCACCGTCATTGCCAAAGGGGTGAAGATGGGAGAGCTGGGGAAAATCCAACGCAAGTCGGGGCAAACAACCCTAGCCTCTGTCTTAAGTATTGATGGGGAAAAGGTGACCCTCCAAGCCTTTGAAAACCCGCGCGGCGTTTCAACAGGGGATAAGGTGGTCTTTTTAGGTCACCAGATGCAAGCCACCGGTGGTGATGCCCTTTTAGGGCGGCGCCTTAATGGAAGTGGGGAGCCGATCGATGATGGCCCCGAAATAGTTGGAGAAAAGATCGATATTGGCAAGCCCTCTTTTAACCCGGTCAAGCGAGTTGTTCCCCATCAAATGGTCAACACCAATATCCCCATGATCGACGTCTTTAACTGCCTCGTTAAATCGCAGAAAATCCCAATTTTTTCGATTGCAGGGGAGCCCTACAACCAACTTCTCATGCGGATCGCCAATCAGACCGATGCCGATATCGTCATCATTGGGGGGATGGGACTCCGCTACGATGACTATCAAGCTTTTATCGATAATGCGGAGCGGTCAGGTTCGATGGAAAAAACGGTGATGTTCATCCATAAAGCAACCGACCCTGCGGTCGAGTGTATGCTCGTTCCCGATATGGCCCTTGCTTGCGCCGAACAATTTGCCACTAAGGACAAAGATGTCCTCGTCCTTTTGACCGATATGACTGCCTTTGCCGATGCGATGAAAGAGATCATGATCACGATGGACCAAGTTCCCTCAAACCGGGGTTACCCCGGATCGCTCTACTCCGATCTTGCCTCCCGCTACGAAAAAGCGGTCGACATCGATGGGAGTGGCTCGATCACCGTCATCTCGGTGACCACGATGCCGGGGGGCGATGTGACCCATCCCATTCCCGACAACACCGGATACATCACCGAAGGGCAGTTTTACCTCCACGACCAGCGGATCGACCCCTTTGGATCGCTTTCCCGTTTGAAGCAGCAGGTGATCGGGAGTGTGACTCGTGAAGACCATGGAGACATCGCCAATGCCCAGATCCGCCTCTACGCCGAGTCGAAAAAGGCGAGAGAGCGGCAGAGCATGGGATTCCGCCTTTCCCGGTGGGACCAAAAGCTCCTTGAGTACTCCTATCTTTTTGAAGATCGGATGATGAATCTTGAGGTAAACATCCCCGTTGAGGAGGCCCTTGACCTGGGATGGCAAACGTTGGCCGAATGTTTTGAACCCCATGAAGTGGGAATTAAGCAAGACCTATTAAACAAATACTGGCCCAAATAG
- a CDS encoding V-type ATP synthase subunit A, translating into MSNEKSVHATGEVVKAFGNLLHIRFKGDVRQGEVAMVEVGDVSLKGEVIEIAGDVAKLQVFEDIVGIELYTPVTFTTHLLEAELGPGLISAIFDGLQNPLEKVADASGLFLQRGVYLAPLDRQKHWDYHPIAKVGDMLERGDTLGTTMEGRFHHHIMLPFSMQGKYTVSWVASAGSYTIDEVIAKVKNEKGEEFPITMVQRWPVKMPLIQGKKVKATEMMDTGERVIDTQFPILKGGTFCTPGPFGAGKTVLQHHLSKYSAVDLVIITACGERAGEVVEVLKTFPHLTDPHTNEPLMSRTTIICNTSSMPVAAREASVYLGATIAEYYRQMGLDVLLLADSTSRWAQAMREMSGRLEEIPGEEAFPAYLGSRIAAFYERSGVIQMKGDKKGSLTIAGTVSPAGGNFEEPVTQATLAVVGAFLGLSRARSDARKYPAIDPLISWSKYIEDVSRHLEGKGVSEWDEKNGKALHYLKQGDEIGKRMEVVGEEGITIDDLVTYLKGDLYDFSYLQQNSFDKQDTYCPLDRQLILFELIQSIFNAPFAFDGHDEARNFFLSLQSEIKNMNFMPFESDGYKRAFEGITHRIENAIKRD; encoded by the coding sequence ATGAGTAACGAAAAGAGTGTGCACGCAACGGGAGAGGTCGTCAAGGCCTTTGGAAACCTCCTCCACATCCGCTTTAAGGGGGATGTGAGACAGGGAGAGGTGGCCATGGTCGAGGTGGGAGATGTCTCTTTGAAAGGAGAGGTGATTGAGATCGCTGGTGATGTTGCAAAGCTCCAGGTTTTCGAAGATATCGTCGGTATTGAGCTCTACACCCCTGTCACCTTTACCACCCACCTTTTAGAAGCAGAGCTCGGCCCTGGTCTGATCAGCGCCATTTTCGATGGACTTCAAAACCCTTTGGAAAAAGTGGCCGATGCGTCGGGTCTTTTCTTGCAGCGTGGGGTCTACCTTGCCCCTCTCGATCGGCAAAAGCATTGGGATTACCACCCCATTGCCAAAGTGGGCGATATGCTCGAGCGAGGGGATACCCTCGGCACCACGATGGAAGGGCGGTTCCACCACCACATCATGCTCCCCTTCTCCATGCAGGGCAAGTATACCGTTTCATGGGTCGCCTCTGCAGGCTCTTATACGATCGATGAGGTGATTGCTAAGGTCAAGAATGAAAAGGGAGAAGAGTTCCCGATCACGATGGTCCAAAGATGGCCGGTAAAAATGCCCCTCATCCAAGGGAAAAAGGTCAAAGCCACCGAGATGATGGATACCGGAGAGCGGGTGATCGACACCCAGTTCCCGATCCTGAAAGGGGGAACCTTCTGTACTCCGGGCCCTTTCGGTGCTGGAAAAACCGTTTTGCAACACCACCTTTCAAAGTACTCGGCTGTGGATCTTGTCATCATCACCGCCTGCGGAGAGCGAGCGGGTGAGGTTGTGGAAGTCTTAAAAACCTTCCCCCACCTGACCGACCCTCATACGAATGAACCGCTGATGAGTCGGACGACGATCATCTGCAACACCTCCTCGATGCCGGTAGCGGCGCGAGAAGCCTCTGTTTATTTGGGGGCAACCATTGCTGAATACTACCGTCAGATGGGTCTTGATGTCCTCCTTTTGGCCGACTCCACCTCTCGGTGGGCGCAAGCTATGCGGGAGATGTCAGGCCGTCTTGAAGAGATTCCCGGTGAAGAGGCTTTCCCTGCTTACCTTGGCTCACGGATTGCCGCTTTTTATGAGCGCTCTGGAGTGATCCAAATGAAAGGGGACAAGAAGGGATCACTCACCATTGCGGGAACCGTCTCTCCTGCGGGAGGAAACTTTGAGGAGCCGGTGACCCAAGCAACCTTAGCTGTTGTGGGAGCCTTTTTGGGATTGTCACGAGCCCGCTCAGATGCCCGAAAGTATCCGGCGATCGATCCTCTCATCTCTTGGTCGAAGTATATCGAAGATGTGAGTCGCCACCTTGAAGGAAAAGGGGTTTCTGAATGGGACGAAAAAAATGGCAAAGCCCTCCACTACCTCAAACAGGGAGATGAGATTGGAAAGCGGATGGAAGTGGTCGGTGAAGAGGGGATCACGATCGATGACCTTGTCACCTATCTTAAGGGAGATCTCTACGACTTTTCCTACCTTCAACAAAACTCTTTTGATAAACAAGACACCTACTGTCCCCTCGACCGGCAGCTCATCTTATTTGAGTTGATCCAGTCGATCTTTAACGCCCCTTTCGCTTTTGACGGCCATGACGAAGCGCGCAACTTCTTCTTAAGCCTGCAAAGTGAGATTAAAAACATGAACTTCATGCCTTTTGAATCGGACGGCTATAAGCGGGCCTTTGAGGGGATTACCCACCGGATAGAAAACGCCATAAAGAGAGATTAA
- a CDS encoding DUF2764 family protein, with protein MKHFFLGSLLPSLAIGGEPPIGFEELVALYRSNLTSADLEKVQAIRTLIDLKNVVQLLKNKPLDLRGNFTEKELDEALVNRVELPPYLFDALDEDEKLRNFSKVLIAYFNEEYEGFLKWYFAFEHEWRILIAGYRSKKLGVDPAEELQYEDFHDPLVAQILAQKDASTFEFPFEYADLGDKLKGTEGKPDEQYEAMARYRFERVLEATQDQPFSIDYLLGYLVQLMIVEDRFALDEKRGGEGLNEIVKGDL; from the coding sequence ATGAAGCATTTCTTCTTAGGAAGTCTTCTTCCCTCCCTTGCTATAGGAGGAGAACCGCCGATTGGGTTTGAAGAGTTAGTCGCCCTTTATAGGAGCAACCTAACCTCCGCCGACCTAGAAAAAGTGCAGGCGATCCGCACCTTGATCGATTTAAAGAATGTGGTGCAGCTTTTAAAGAATAAGCCTCTCGATTTGAGGGGGAACTTCACAGAAAAAGAGCTTGACGAAGCCCTTGTTAACCGGGTGGAACTGCCCCCTTACCTTTTTGACGCCCTTGATGAGGATGAAAAGCTGAGGAACTTTTCTAAGGTGCTTATTGCTTACTTCAACGAAGAGTATGAGGGCTTTTTAAAGTGGTATTTTGCTTTTGAGCATGAGTGGCGGATTTTAATCGCTGGCTACCGGTCCAAAAAGCTCGGGGTCGACCCGGCAGAGGAGCTCCAGTATGAGGACTTTCACGATCCGCTGGTTGCCCAAATTTTGGCCCAAAAAGATGCCTCTACTTTTGAGTTTCCCTTCGAATATGCCGATTTAGGGGACAAGCTTAAAGGGACGGAAGGAAAACCGGATGAGCAGTATGAGGCGATGGCCCGCTACCGGTTTGAGCGGGTTTTGGAAGCGACTCAAGATCAGCCCTTTTCGATCGATTACTTACTGGGCTACTTGGTCCAGCTCATGATTGTGGAAGATCGGTTTGCTTTAGATGAAAAACGGGGCGGCGAAGGTTTAAACGAAATTGTAAAGGGTGATTTATGA
- a CDS encoding V-type ATP synthase subunit E, which yields MKAVDTGKEKVKKICEVLRKETLDPAKKEGERIITKAREEAEKIVQEAKRSGARMYEDAKKKVAEERNVFEASIHLACKKSIDTLKQEIEKKLFNPAFDKFVGDQAKDPKVVAEILSALVKGIEKEGISGDLKGIIGKSVSPEAVNKELTKEVLEKLKGKGAEIDTIEGGAQVKIVDKNMTLDLSEEALKSLVAKFVRDDFRSVIFAV from the coding sequence ATGAAAGCTGTCGATACAGGAAAAGAGAAAGTTAAAAAGATCTGCGAAGTTCTCCGTAAAGAGACTCTCGACCCGGCTAAGAAGGAAGGGGAAAGGATCATTACAAAGGCGCGTGAAGAAGCTGAGAAAATTGTCCAAGAGGCAAAGCGCAGCGGAGCGCGGATGTATGAGGATGCGAAAAAGAAAGTTGCAGAAGAGCGAAACGTCTTTGAGGCCTCGATCCACTTGGCCTGTAAAAAAAGTATCGATACCTTAAAGCAAGAGATCGAGAAAAAGCTCTTTAACCCTGCTTTCGATAAGTTTGTTGGAGATCAGGCCAAAGATCCCAAGGTTGTTGCTGAAATCCTCTCCGCTCTTGTGAAAGGAATCGAGAAAGAGGGGATTAGTGGCGATCTCAAGGGGATTATCGGGAAAAGTGTGAGTCCTGAAGCGGTCAATAAAGAGCTGACCAAAGAAGTCCTTGAAAAACTCAAAGGAAAAGGAGCTGAAATCGACACCATCGAGGGAGGTGCCCAGGTAAAAATTGTAGATAAAAATATGACACTGGATCTGTCGGAAGAAGCGTTAAAAAGCCTCGTTGCTAAATTTGTAAGAGATGACTTCCGCTCTGTCATTTTTGCGGTATAG